The window TGAGGAAGACAAAGCGAAGATCGCTGAACTCGGCGGTTGGGACAAGATCATGGAGGAACTGAAGAAGCGCCTCGCCGAACAGAAGGAACGCCACCAGGGCGGTAACAAGTGGATCGGAACGGGCGGCACATCACCGTTCGGTGCTTACGGTTACAACCCCGCGGGCATTCGTATCGGTCAGCACGAAAGCCGGCATCGCCGCGCTATCAAGGTTTGGGATAAACGCGAGTTCAAGGACCTTGCAGGCACCTCCGAAGTCGGCACGCGCAACATCAAAGTTGCATTGAGAAAGCTTCGTCAGTTTGCGCGTACGGGAGCTGCATCGGAACTCGATCTCGACGGCACGATCCGGGGCACGGCGGAGAACGGCTATCTCGACATTCGGATGCGCGCGGAGAAACACAACACCGTCAAGCTGCTGATGTTCTTCGACGTCGGCGGGTCGATGGACGATCACATCAAAGAGGTCGAAGAACTGTTCTCCGCGGTGCGCACGGAATTCAAACATCTCGAGTACTTCTACTTTCACAACTGCCTTTACGAGGGCGTGTGGCAGGACAATTCCCGGCGCTGGACCGACAAGATTCCAACGTGGCAGGTGCTCAATACCTACGGCGCGGATTATAAGGTGATCTTCATCGGCGACGCGTCGATGAGCCCGTATGAAATCAGTATGCCGGGCGGTTCCGTCGAGCAC is drawn from Hyphomicrobium methylovorum and contains these coding sequences:
- a CDS encoding vWA domain-containing protein, with amino-acid sequence MFETFFSELRAAKLPVTLKEYLLLLEAVGSGVAGRRVEDFYYLARATLVKDERNLDRFDQVFAHVFKGIEMSSETLETEIPEEWLRRISTLHLSEEDKAKIAELGGWDKIMEELKKRLAEQKERHQGGNKWIGTGGTSPFGAYGYNPAGIRIGQHESRHRRAIKVWDKREFKDLAGTSEVGTRNIKVALRKLRQFARTGAASELDLDGTIRGTAENGYLDIRMRAEKHNTVKLLMFFDVGGSMDDHIKEVEELFSAVRTEFKHLEYFYFHNCLYEGVWQDNSRRWTDKIPTWQVLNTYGADYKVIFIGDASMSPYEISMPGGSVEHMNEEPGALWLSRMLETYKHAIWLNPLNEAHWGWTPSVGMVRRLFNGRMYPLTLDGLDAAMRELMR